One Ahaetulla prasina isolate Xishuangbanna chromosome 1, ASM2864084v1, whole genome shotgun sequence DNA window includes the following coding sequences:
- the LOC131187341 gene encoding CD59A glycoprotein-like: MKSLLVTAVITTFVLALFLHSGNALVCYNCDIGNCDKNITCTGEQDTCLIVYHGVKNTSRCWKYSDCNIDFISHSFGTKNFRYRCCQWNLCNSAPNVVTSKIVLSGAFLLTIVHMLKSLVWN; the protein is encoded by the exons ATGAAATCCCTTTTGGTCACTGCTGTCATTACTACCTTTGTTCTGGCTTTGTTCCTCCATTCAG gaaatgcTTTAGTGTGCTACAATTGTGACATTGGGAACTGTGACAAAAATATAACCTGCACAGGTGAACAAGATACTTGCTTAATAGTATATCATG gtgtaAAAAATACGTCTCGCTGCTGGAAGTATTCTGACTGCAATATAGACTTTATTTCACATAGTTTCGGAACAAAAAACTTCAGATACAGGTGCTGCCAATGGAATCTTTGTAACAGTGCTCCAAATGTAGTAACTAGCAAAATAGTTCTCAGTGGGGCTTTCTTGCTGACCATTGTTCATATGTTAAAATCTTTAGTCTGGAACTGA